Proteins encoded by one window of Aspergillus puulaauensis MK2 DNA, chromosome 4, nearly complete sequence:
- a CDS encoding DUF5427 domain-containing protein MTC1 (BUSCO:EOG09264NDD;~COG:S;~EggNog:ENOG410PHBU;~InterPro:IPR018814;~PFAM:PF10310), whose product MPPKGGKPTNDEILAQFDNLGVESTGESTAKPPATTTNNAPPQVDEDVLTELGNLASQRPSSGAGTPRTSTNEPRASMSKPGTPAGRLSEDKSAPRKSGESGRNNNAQNAQPASSEESATGDPSSDGGGGWWGGIFATASATASAAMKQAEAAVKEIQQNEEAQKWAEQVKGNVGALRDLGGELRSMAIPTFTSLIHTIAPPISSHERLQIHVTHDLSGYPSLDPLVYAVFFRVMSQVEGGDLLVIQRGQESAPKRGQDNNVSTAGWRDGPWWRTVTPGNPRSISAVPGLVEATKLCRASAEGYAAEYFASRGGVEEAAKQATQDLSETNPVRSSDIFLSIQAVSQTTSTAEVFQAGPTTDKATPSGVVDVPDAPEEEIAFALYLHDPIHGIAFHAVSQAIPQKWIHWLDASSAPTPNSESADSDVPRAVVPEDISEIVESGGVDPREWAAEWIEEAITLSVGIVAQRYVARRMGVGESAAAKGKMRAEQASAVASGAGEAARAI is encoded by the exons ATGCCTCCGAAAGGCGGGAAACCGACTAACGACGAGATCCTCGCCCAGTTTGACAACCTGGGCGTCGAGTCAACCGGCGAGTCTACGGCGAAACCGCCTGCTACCACCACAAACAACGCCCCTCCgcaggttgatgaggatgtcctGACCGAGCTGGGAAACCTAGCATCTCAGCGCCCAAGCAGCGGCGCCGGAACGCCGCGCACATCTACCAATGAGCCTAGAGCATCGATGTCCAAGCCAGGAACCCCCGCCGGGCGACTGAGCGAGGACAAGTCCGCACCTCGGAAATCTGGCGAGAGTGGCCGGAATAACAATGCTCAAAATGCGCAACCAGCTTCCAGCGAGGAGTCAGCCACTGGAGACCCTTCCtccgacggcggcggaggctggTGGGGAGGCATTTTTGCAACTGCCTCTGCAACTGCTTCAGCTGCCATGAAGCAGGCCGAGGCCGCTGTCAAGGAAATCCAACAGAATGAGGAGGCCCAGAAGTGGGCTGAGCAGGTGAAAGGGAATGTTGGGGCGCTTAGAGACTTGG GCGGCGAGCTTCGCAGCATGGCTATACCTACATTTACTTCCCTAATTCACACGATTGCGCCTCCGATCTCATCCCACGAACGTCTCCAGATTCATGTTACACACGACCTTTCCGGCTACCCCAGCCTTGACCCTCTTGTCTACGCTGTATTTTTTCGTGTTATGTCCCAGGTTGAAGGTGGTGACCTGTTAGTTATACAGAGGGGCCAGGAGTCCGCACCGAAACGTGGCCAAGACAACAATGTATCGACCGCCGGCTGGCGCGATGGCCCCTGGTGGCGAACCGTTACCCCGGGAAACCCTCGCAGCATTTCAGCTGTACCTGGTCTCGTGGAGGCAACCAAGCTTTGCCGAGCAAGTGCGGAGGGCTATGCGGCCGAATACTTCGCCTCGAGAGGTGGAGTAGAGGAAGCCGCAAAGCAAGCCACCCAAGACCTTAGCGAAACAAACCCTGTCAGAAGCAGCGATATCTTCCTCTCTATTCAGGCTGTCAGTCAAACAACATCAACCGCGGAAGTATTCCAGGCTGGGCCAACCACTGACAAGGCCACACCCTCTGGTGTTGTGGATGTCCCTGATGCaccggaagaagaaatcgccTTCGCCCTTTATCTCCACGACCCCATTCACGGCATCGCTTTCCATGCCGTCTCACAGGCCATCCCACAGAAATGGATCCACTGGCTAGATGCCTCCTCAGCCCCCACACCTAACTCCGAATCTGCGGATTCCGACGTACCCCGTGCAGTCGTTCCGGAAGACATTTCCGAAATTGTCGAGAGTGGCGGCGTTGATCCCCGCGAATGGGCCGCTGAATGGATTGAGGAAGCC
- a CDS encoding TMEM14 family protein (COG:S;~EggNog:ENOG410PS91;~InterPro:IPR005349;~PFAM:PF03647;~TransMembrane:3 (n6-14c18/19o28-47i59-76o82-101i);~go_component: GO:0016020 - membrane [Evidence IEA]) produces MTSPTTPALALSLLTSLGGAIGYARTGSLPSIIAGLSVGALYLLSFFRLRGGQAWGEEIGLLASIVLAGSSIPRAIKLRKPVPVALSVVALYGLVVFGGAVRKRV; encoded by the exons ATG AcctccccaacaacccccgccctcgccctctccctcctcacctcCCTCGGCGGCGCAATCGGATACGCACGCACCGGATCCCTGCCCTCAATCATCGCCGGTCTTTCCGTCGGCGCACTATACCTCCTCTCGTTCTTCCGACTGCGCGGCGGCCAGGCGTGGGGCGAGGAGATCGGGCTTCTGGCCTCCATTGTCCTGGCGGGCAGCTCGATTCCCAGGGCTATTAAGTTGAGAAAGCCGGTTCCAGTGGCTTTGAGTGTCGTCGCGCTTTATGGTCTGGTGGTTTTCGGGGGTGCGGTTAGGAAGAGGGTTTGA
- a CDS encoding putative C2H2 finger domain protein (COG:S;~EggNog:ENOG410PKIC;~InterPro:IPR036236,IPR013087,IPR003656;~go_function: GO:0003677 - DNA binding [Evidence IEA]) yields the protein MGKKRRSPNLEEVLARPWCYYCERDFDDLKILISHQKAKHFKCERCGRRLNTAGGLSVHMSQVHKEQLTAVDNALSNRSGLEVEIFGMEGVPEDVIQSHNQRVIAQFQQSEVERQAITGNPPSGASTSSGQPAKKPKTENISDLKKRLAEHKAKKAEVRAGGSSGEATPVGAGQTPNVATFTQSPANPVAGAAPVAPPQTFSYPQPYAGAGSPYQATASPVYPNYSPGGQPQFPPSTQYSTPAGYSPQPVPGFGNTPPAQVPQQQPPPINSPQTATFPPRSGSLPAASGLPQRPAVGAPQVNAYQLQQMHMGHPVPGGAAAPGVPNGEKPEAAAFSSSIDDLISGAAKEADQAATSNAAPKPANGAEEKPAKKDKSKQSRLVYSDNEISPEEKLARLPKYAFVPDNRTETALGELPSSVVVGTIRQSDTIFDPAG from the exons atgggaaagaagagacgCAGCCCCAACTTAGAAGAGGTTCTCGCTCGCCCCTGGTGCTACTACTGCGAGCGCGACTTCGATGATCTCAAAATCCTCATCTCACATCAGAAGGCGAAACACTTCAAATGTGAAAGATGTGGTAGGAGATTAAATACAGCAGGAG GACTGTCGGTGCATATGAGTCAAGTACATAAGGAACAACTCACGGCTGTCGACAATGCACTGTCTAACCGGTCAGGCCTTGAAGTGGAGATATTCGGCATGGAGGGGGTCCCAGAGGATGTCATCCAATCGCACAACCAGCGAGTCATTGCCCAATTCCAGCAGTCTGAAGTGGAGCGACAGGCTATAACTGGGAACCCGCCATCGGGGGCGTCGACCTCCAGCGGCCAACCCGCAAAAAAGCCTAAGACAGAGAATATTTcggatttgaagaagcgaCTTGCGGAGCAtaaggcgaagaaggcggaagTTCGCGCTGGAGGGAGTAGTGGGGAAGCGACACCGGTTGGGGCTGGTCAGACTCCAAATGTGGCCACATTT ACACAGTCTCCAGCAAACCCGGTCGCCGGGGCCGCACCCGTCGCCCCTCCCCAGACATTCTCCTATCCTCAGCCGTATGCAGGGGCTGGTTCCCCTTACCAGGCAACGGCAAGTCCTGTTTACCCAAATTACTCACCAGGTGGGCAACCACAGTTCCCTCCATCTACGCAATACTCTACTCCTGCTGGATATTCGCCACAGCCAGTTCCAGGCTTTGGAAATACACCTCCAGCGCAGGTGCCACAGCAGCAACCTCCGCCGATCAACTCTCCTCAGACGGCCACATTTCCTCCCCGGTCGGGAAGCCTACCAGCGGCATCGGGTCTACCGCAACGACCCGCCGTCGGTGCTCCTCAGGTTAATGCGTACCAGCTACAACAGATGCATATGGGCCACCCCGTTCCTGGCGGTGCGGCTGCGCCTGGTGTTCCTAATGGCGAAAAGCCTGAAGCTGCAgcattttcttcttccatcgATGATTTGATCTCGGGAGCTGCGAAGGAAGCTGACCAGGCAGCGACATCTAACGCGGCTCCCAAACCGGCCAACGGCGCGGAAGAGAAGCCAGCCAAGAAAGATAAGTCGAAGCAGTCACGGTTGGTGTATTCAGATAATGAGATCAGcccggaggagaagttggCTAGATTGCCAAAGTACGCATTCGTTCCTGATAATCGGACGGAGACGGCGCTTGGAGAGCTTCCTTCCTCTGTAGTCGTGGGAACGATTCGCCAGTCAGACACAATATTCGACCCTGCGGGATAA
- a CDS encoding carboxymuconolactone decarboxylase family protein (COG:S;~EggNog:ENOG410PN3Q;~InterPro:IPR029032,IPR003779;~PFAM:PF02627;~go_function: GO:0051920 - peroxiredoxin activity [Evidence IEA];~go_process: GO:0055114 - oxidation-reduction process [Evidence IEA]), producing MLLPYVADPPPTTTPYEAEILERMQARRAPNGLLPLDRALLHSFPIAEGWNTFFGAIRQRTSLTPAISELIMCRVAVLNGAWFEWEHHSPLLTEAGLSDAAVSVVRDSGADIPAKVAERVLSPAEGAVLRYTDAMTKTIAVPDKVSKALRELFSDREVVEITATCAGYNCVSRFLVALDIGKNQ from the coding sequence ATGCTTCTTCCATACGTCGCCGACCCGCCGCCCACGACCACTCCCTATGAAGCCGAGATACTCGAGCGAATGCAAGCCCGGCGTGCGCCCAATGGGCTCCTCCCACTAGATCGGGCTCTTCTGCATTCGTTCCCAATCGCAGAGGGCTGGAACACATTTTTCGGGGCAATTCGCCAAAGAACAAGCCTCACACCTGCTATCAGTGAGCTCATCATGTGCCGCGTAGCGGTTCTCAACGGCGCATGGTTTGAGTGGGAGCATCACTCGCCCTTATTGACTGAGGCCGGGCTCAGTGATGCTGCAGTCAGTGTTGTGCGCGATTCCGGCGCAGATATTCCCGCGAAGGTGGCAGAGAGGGTGCTGAGTCCTGCTGAGGGCGCCGTCTTGAGATATACCGATGCTATGACGAAAACCATTGCCGTGCCGGACAAAGTTTCGAAGGCGCTGCGGGAGTTGTTTAGTGATCGAGAGGTTGTGGAAATTACAGCGACCTGCGCTGGGTATAACTGTGTTAGCCGCTTTTTGGTTGCGTTGGACATTGGGAAGAACCAATGA
- a CDS encoding uncharacterized protein (COG:S;~EggNog:ENOG410PZJI), whose product MSPVAQSEPDMESHTSEMASQDSPLRRKFSEPIHTNSNSTQTTPSPFPTSHRLICSTCGEHVESSASVSGSEALKKHVAAAHPNTNILSTYNGATHPDDESQIYDGDDDEQADYDDMPVDKMNGSPRTVDSDDDENAEIAEDELAEATELYDDEKERPDLDADEAEAEAEADGDGEAPEGESDVALSNQLHEFSREEDSASVEKRLHNFWNIHDVRKFADDYEENTSEISETWTTVFQESKRSKKRDAPEVIERPDPYKRSKVGRGEFLEITPLEDFLSQLRDPELRSSDELFAITENVGYALKVWQDEFLAIDKLQKLATRHQLKITSDPRKLERQQVFEDKKEAMLYGYKHDPKEDKVGHQNPFVQGGFKPTPAQYRKMVQKTGAHNPNPDGWRTITKFGTEYVPKFQNPPREDHIGKATRKRKAAEIEAARVNDSDEAAATETPTPGEADQDYANPAKRRARTRRQVVEAETTAEYGHARTSTMRGRGGRTRGRGAARGGSRAASEAPLAPAPSAGIPARSTPAADGSSQARHGASQLVPIEPAPNGSPATASTAKPLMGSTQDEAVDPAELARRQKIANSKNPKRTEAMLNHWARFNREGRVRNPKRSKAQIEADRVAEAAKKVTEVPKPIIKQKTKSESPVMPTPPRDTGLAPAPPPLPLAPPPQLAPGPHAHTHTHAHTHAHTHAPAPQLPPIAAARPGPGPLAPYPPPHLDPRAVPPFPLGPRGPGPLHQPPPQTYRTPYPDYYNPYGGTGLPPPPGHPRP is encoded by the coding sequence ATGAGCCCTGTTGCCCAGAGTGAACCCGACATGGAGAGCCATACTTCTGAGATGGCCAGCCAGGACTCTCCGCTGCGCCGAAAATTCTCCGAACCTATTCACACCAATTCTAACTCTACCCAAACAACACCctctccatttccaaccTCGCACAGATTAATATGTTCTACATGTGGAGAGCATGTTGAATCTTCTGCCAGTGTTTCGGGCTCTGAAGCTTTGAAAAAACACGTCGCCGCTGCCCACCCTAACACTAATATTCTCTCCACATACAACGGCGCTACTCACCCGGATGATGAGAGCCAGATCTatgatggtgatgacgatgaacaGGCTGATTACGACGACATGCCGGTTGACAAAATGAATGGTTCACCGCGCACGGTGGAttctgatgatgacgaaaaTGCCGAAAttgctgaagatgaactTGCAGAAGCAACTGAGTTGTATGACGACGAGAAAGAGCGCCCAGACCTTGATGCAGATGAGgctgaggccgaggccgaagccgacggcgatggagaagctCCCGAGGGCGAATCCGACGTCGCGCTCTCTAATCAGCTACACGAGTTTTCTCGCGAAGAAGATTCTGCGTCGGTTGAGAAGCGTCTTCACAACTTCTGGAACATTCATGATGTCCGCAAATTCGCCGATGACTACGAGGAGAACACCAGCGAAATAAGTGAAACATGGACCACTGTCTTTCAGGAATCCAAGCGTAGCAAGAAACGCGACGCGCCAGAAGTTATTGAGCGTCCAGATCCTTACAAAAGGTCAAAGGTCGGACGCGGCGAATTTCTCGAGATCACACCACTTGAGGACTTTTTGTCTCAACTTCGCGACCCTGAACTGCGTTCTAGCGATGAGCTTTTCGCCATCACTGAAAATGTTGGTTACGCCCTGAAAGTATGGCAGGATGAGTTTTTGGCAATCGATAAGTTGCAGAAGTTGGCGACTAGACACCAACTAAAGATTACGAGCGACCCACGGAAACTAGAACGGCAACAGGTGTttgaggacaagaaggaggcAATGCTTTATGGGTACAAGCATGATCCCAAGGAAGACAAAGTCGGCCATCAAAACCCATTTGTACAGGGCGGCTTCAAGCCTACTCCAGCGCAATACAGAAAGATGGTTCAGAAAACGGGCGCCCACAATCCAAACCCTGATGGATGGCGAACCATCACCAAATTTGGTACTGAGTACGTACCTAAGTTTCAAAATCCCCCACGCGAAGATCATATCGGAAAGGCTACACGGAAACGCAAGGCCGCGGAAATTGAAGCCGCCAGAGTCAATGATTCcgatgaagctgctgctaCGGAAACACCCACACCGGGTGAGGCTGACCAAGATTATGCCAACCCTGCAAAACGCCGTGCGCGTACTCGTCGTCAGGTTGTCGAAGCTGAAACCACCGCCGAGTATGGACATGCACGGACTTCTACCATGCGGGGCAGGGGTGGCCGTACTCGTGGAAGGGGTGCAGCTCGTGGAGGCTCTCGTGCTGCTTCGGAGGCACCGTTGGCCCCAGCACCCTCCGCTGGAATTCCTGCTCGGTCGACGCCTGCAGCGGATGGCTCATCTCAAGCACGCCATGGAGCGTCGCAGCTTGTGCCAATCGAACCAGCTCCCAATGGAAGTCCAGCGACCGCGTCTACCGCGAAACCACTAATGGGAAGCACACAAGATGAGGCAGTTGATCCAGCCGAGCTCGCGCGACGGCAAAAGATCGCAAACTCGAAGAATCCCAAGCGCACGGAAGCTATGCTTAATCACTGGGCTCGCTTCAACCGAGAAGGGCGTGTCCGCAACCCGAAACGGTCTAAGGCTCAAATCGAAGCGGATAGAGTTGCAGAAGCTGCCAAAAAAGTAACCGAGGTTCCCAAGCCCATCATAAAACAGAAGACAAAATCCGAGAGCCCAGTTATGCCTACTCCTCCGCGAGATACGGGCCTAGCCCCTGCTCCGCCACCATTGCCGTTGGCCCCTCCACCTCAATTGGCACCTGGGCCTCATGCTCACACTCACACCCATGCCCACACCCATGCCCACACCCATGCTCCAGCCCCCCAGCTACCGCCGATTGCTGCAGCACGTCCCGGCCCCGGCCCACTGGCTCCGTATCCACCACCACACTTGGACCCCAGGGCTGTACCACCATTTCCTCTCGGACCTCGTGGGCCAGGCCCTCTCCATCAACCACCGCCTCAGACCTATCGCACACCATATCCTGATTATTACAACCCTTACGGAGGAACTGGGttgcctccaccaccggGCCACCCACGACCCTAG